In Anseongella ginsenosidimutans, one genomic interval encodes:
- a CDS encoding SDR family NAD(P)-dependent oxidoreductase, with amino-acid sequence MKNIIITGAAGNLGKAVSVHFLKKKYRVIALVRDAGEAEALSGSVDLDAANLQVEALDLTDEQAVEAVSGKVIRDYGNIDAALLLAGGFAMGNIHTTSMQDIKSQLAINFETAYPLARHIFRHMLEKGSGRLVFVGTRPALKPADGKNMIAYALSKSLLFNLSEQLNEEAAGTNVVSSVIVPSTIDTPANRAAMPKADFDKWVKSQQIAELLHLICSETGAPLRETVLKIYGHS; translated from the coding sequence ATGAAGAATATCATCATTACGGGCGCCGCGGGAAATCTTGGGAAAGCGGTATCCGTTCATTTTCTGAAAAAGAAATACCGGGTAATCGCGCTAGTGCGGGATGCCGGTGAAGCCGAAGCGCTCAGCGGGTCCGTGGATTTGGATGCGGCGAATTTGCAGGTGGAAGCACTGGACCTTACCGATGAGCAGGCAGTGGAGGCCGTTTCCGGGAAAGTGATCCGGGACTACGGTAATATTGACGCCGCGCTGCTGCTGGCAGGCGGATTCGCCATGGGCAATATTCATACAACCAGTATGCAGGACATTAAAAGCCAGCTGGCGATTAACTTTGAAACCGCATATCCCCTTGCCCGTCATATTTTCAGGCATATGCTGGAAAAGGGCAGTGGCCGGCTGGTGTTCGTGGGAACACGCCCCGCGCTGAAACCTGCGGATGGAAAAAATATGATTGCTTACGCGCTTAGCAAATCACTACTTTTTAATCTTTCTGAGCAGCTCAACGAGGAAGCCGCCGGCACCAATGTGGTCAGCAGCGTGATCGTTCCGAGTACCATTGATACCCCCGCCAACCGGGCTGCGATGCCAAAGGCGGATTTCGATAAATGGGTAAAATCTCAACAAATAGCGGAATTGCTGCACCTGATCTGCTCAGAAACCGGCGCCCCGCTCAGGGAAACGGTGCTGAAGATCTACGGGCACAGCTAA